The proteins below are encoded in one region of Limnochorda pilosa:
- a CDS encoding inorganic diphosphatase, with protein sequence MDSDENLVVEAFIEIPKYSANKYEYDHDRHVFRLDRTLYSPIHYPADYGFIPDTLAEDGDPLDILVLLTTPTFPGCLVEARVIGALSMEDEKGVDTKILGVSLGDPRFNEVRELDQLPAHIKREIGYFFTVYKDLEGKPVQVEGWHDRTFAVQVIEAARDSHRLRRGQMPTSQE encoded by the coding sequence GTGGACAGCGACGAGAACCTGGTGGTCGAGGCCTTCATCGAGATCCCCAAGTACAGCGCCAACAAGTACGAGTACGACCACGATCGGCACGTCTTCCGGCTGGACCGCACCCTCTACAGCCCCATCCACTACCCCGCCGACTACGGCTTCATCCCCGACACCCTCGCAGAGGACGGCGACCCGCTGGACATCCTAGTGCTCCTCACCACGCCCACCTTCCCGGGCTGCCTGGTGGAGGCCCGGGTGATCGGCGCGCTCTCCATGGAGGATGAGAAGGGCGTGGACACCAAGATCCTCGGCGTCTCCCTGGGAGATCCCCGCTTCAACGAGGTCCGGGAGCTGGACCAGCTGCCGGCGCACATCAAGAGGGAGATCGGCTACTTCTTCACGGTCTACAAGGACCTGGAGGGGAAGCCGGTGCAGGTGGAAGGCTGGCACGATCGAACCTTCGCGGTCCAGGTGATCGAGGCCGCCCGGGACAGCCACCGGCTCCGCCGGGGACAGATGCCCACCAGCCAGGAATAG
- the pruA gene encoding L-glutamate gamma-semialdehyde dehydrogenase, which produces MVPEFRNDPMIDFSVPENRRAMEETLARVRGELGREYPLVIGGQKVWTGGRIRSINPSNNRELVGLVAKATAREAEQALEAAWDAFPQWSAMTAPARARLLFKAAAIMRRRKMELSAWEVVEAGKTWDEAVGDVNEAIDFMEYYGREAIRLAEPHELTPFPGEETEAFWIPLGVGVIIPPWNFPLAILTGMTTGPVAAGNTVILKPASATPVIGAKFMEVMEEAGLPPGVINFLPGSGGEIGDFLVSHPRTRFISFTGSMEVGLRINQLAAEPHEGQIWVKRVVAEMGGKDAIVVDETADLDAAAEGIVASAFGYQGQKCSACSRAILVDAVYDQVLAKIVERTRALRVGDPAAAGTQVAAVIDQAAYEKILSYIEIGKQEGRVVAGGEKGDETGFFIQPTVIADVNPNARIAQEEIFGPVLAVIRARDYDDALRIANGTMYGLTGSVYSRDRVRLERARREFHVGNLYFNRKCTGSLVGVHPFGGFNMSGTDAKTGSHEYLLNFLQAKAVSEKL; this is translated from the coding sequence GTGGTACCCGAGTTTCGCAACGACCCGATGATCGACTTCTCCGTGCCGGAGAACCGCCGGGCCATGGAGGAGACCCTCGCCCGTGTGCGGGGCGAGCTGGGCCGGGAGTACCCCCTGGTGATCGGGGGCCAGAAGGTCTGGACCGGGGGGCGCATCCGCTCCATCAACCCGTCGAACAACCGGGAGCTGGTGGGGCTGGTGGCCAAGGCGACCGCGCGTGAGGCCGAGCAGGCCCTGGAGGCCGCCTGGGACGCGTTCCCCCAGTGGAGCGCCATGACCGCCCCCGCCCGGGCCCGCCTGCTCTTCAAGGCGGCCGCCATCATGCGGCGCCGCAAGATGGAGCTCTCGGCCTGGGAAGTGGTGGAGGCGGGCAAGACCTGGGACGAGGCCGTGGGCGACGTCAACGAGGCCATCGACTTCATGGAGTACTACGGTCGCGAGGCGATCCGCCTGGCGGAGCCCCACGAGCTCACCCCCTTCCCGGGCGAGGAGACCGAGGCGTTCTGGATCCCCCTGGGGGTGGGCGTCATCATCCCGCCCTGGAACTTCCCGCTCGCGATCCTGACGGGCATGACCACCGGCCCCGTGGCCGCAGGGAACACGGTGATCCTCAAGCCGGCCAGCGCCACTCCCGTCATCGGTGCCAAGTTCATGGAGGTCATGGAGGAGGCGGGCCTGCCGCCGGGCGTCATCAACTTCCTGCCCGGAAGCGGCGGAGAGATCGGCGACTTCCTGGTGAGCCACCCCCGCACCCGCTTCATCAGCTTCACGGGCTCCATGGAGGTGGGGCTCCGCATCAACCAGCTCGCGGCCGAGCCCCACGAGGGCCAGATCTGGGTGAAGCGGGTCGTGGCCGAGATGGGCGGAAAGGACGCCATCGTCGTCGACGAGACCGCCGACTTGGACGCCGCCGCCGAAGGGATCGTCGCCTCGGCCTTCGGCTACCAGGGGCAGAAGTGCTCGGCCTGCTCCCGGGCGATCCTGGTGGACGCCGTGTACGACCAGGTCCTCGCGAAGATCGTGGAGCGCACCCGGGCGCTGCGGGTGGGCGACCCAGCCGCGGCAGGGACCCAGGTGGCCGCGGTCATCGACCAGGCTGCCTACGAGAAGATCCTCTCCTACATCGAGATCGGCAAGCAGGAGGGCCGCGTGGTGGCCGGGGGCGAGAAGGGCGACGAGACGGGCTTCTTCATCCAGCCCACCGTCATCGCCGACGTGAACCCGAACGCCCGCATCGCCCAGGAGGAGATCTTCGGACCGGTCCTGGCCGTCATCCGGGCCAGGGACTACGACGACGCGCTCCGCATCGCCAACGGAACCATGTACGGGCTCACGGGTTCGGTCTACTCCCGCGACCGGGTGCGCCTGGAGAGGGCCCGCCGGGAGTTCCACGTGGGAAACCTCTACTTCAACCGCAAGTGCACAGGCTCGCTGGTGGGCGTCCACCCCTTCGGCGGCTTCAACATGTCGGGCACCGACGCCAAGACCGGCAGCCACGAGTACCTGCTGAACTTCCTGCAGGCCAAGGCCGTCTCCGAGAAGCTCTGA
- a CDS encoding ferrous iron transporter B: MGVASLSRPFELRYPGPVEEAIEEIARLLDGEYGLAPRSVALLLLQGDEEVTELVAARQPEVPPRARELAAALDARLGEPVALSVATQRASWARKVASEVMQERDGARRGFGEVLGRWAMRPLTGLLLAGLVLVVLYEFVGVFAAQTVVDWTETRLFEGWITPWVNRGVAALIPWPWLQELLAFDYGLVTLGLRYAAAIILPIVGAFFLFFSVLEDSGYLPRLALLLDRVFKGIGLSGRAVIPMVLGVGCDTMATVVTRTLESRRERVIATLLLALAIPCSAQLGVILAILSGVPGALAVWAGVVAAVLLLTGFLASRLMPGERPLFYTDIPPMRLPRLGNVLTKTYARMQWYFLEVLPVFLLASVLIWAGRLTGLFQVATAALEPVVRAIGLPAEAAVVFLYGFFRRDYGAAGLFDLQKAGALASGQLVVAAVTLTLFIPCIAQFSVMWKERGPKTALAITAFIFPFAFAVGWVLSRVLAGGLF; this comes from the coding sequence ATGGGCGTCGCATCCTTGAGCCGGCCGTTTGAGCTCCGTTACCCCGGCCCCGTCGAGGAGGCGATCGAGGAGATCGCCCGCCTGCTGGACGGCGAGTACGGGCTTGCCCCCCGCAGCGTAGCCCTTCTCCTGCTGCAGGGGGACGAGGAGGTGACGGAGCTGGTCGCGGCCCGGCAGCCCGAGGTACCGCCCCGGGCCCGGGAGCTGGCCGCCGCCCTGGATGCGCGCCTGGGTGAGCCGGTGGCCCTGAGCGTGGCCACCCAGCGGGCGAGCTGGGCCCGGAAGGTCGCGTCCGAAGTGATGCAGGAGCGCGACGGGGCCCGCCGGGGCTTCGGCGAGGTCCTGGGCCGGTGGGCGATGCGCCCATTGACCGGCCTCCTCCTGGCGGGGCTGGTCCTGGTGGTCCTCTACGAGTTCGTGGGCGTCTTCGCCGCCCAGACGGTGGTGGACTGGACCGAGACCCGCCTCTTCGAGGGCTGGATCACCCCATGGGTGAACCGGGGCGTGGCGGCCCTCATCCCTTGGCCGTGGCTGCAGGAACTCCTCGCCTTCGACTACGGCCTCGTCACCCTCGGCCTGCGCTACGCGGCGGCCATCATTCTGCCCATCGTGGGCGCCTTCTTCCTCTTCTTCTCGGTGCTGGAGGACTCAGGCTACCTCCCCCGCCTGGCCCTCCTCCTCGACCGGGTCTTCAAGGGAATCGGGCTCTCGGGCCGGGCGGTGATCCCCATGGTGCTGGGCGTAGGCTGCGACACCATGGCCACCGTGGTCACCCGGACGCTGGAGAGCCGCAGGGAGCGGGTGATCGCCACCCTGCTCCTGGCCCTGGCCATTCCCTGCTCGGCGCAGCTCGGTGTGATCCTGGCCATCCTCTCGGGGGTTCCGGGCGCCCTGGCGGTGTGGGCGGGCGTGGTGGCCGCCGTGCTCCTGCTCACGGGCTTCCTGGCCTCCCGCCTGATGCCCGGGGAGCGGCCGCTCTTCTACACCGACATTCCGCCCATGCGCCTGCCCCGGCTTGGGAACGTGCTCACCAAGACCTACGCCCGCATGCAGTGGTACTTCCTGGAGGTGCTGCCCGTCTTCCTGCTCGCCAGCGTGCTCATCTGGGCAGGGCGGCTGACGGGTCTCTTCCAGGTGGCCACGGCGGCGCTGGAGCCCGTGGTGCGGGCCATCGGCCTGCCGGCCGAGGCGGCGGTGGTCTTCCTCTACGGCTTCTTCCGGCGGGATTACGGGGCCGCAGGCCTCTTCGACCTGCAGAAGGCGGGGGCGCTGGCGTCCGGCCAGCTGGTGGTGGCGGCGGTCACCCTCACGCTCTTCATCCCGTGCATCGCCCAGTTCTCGGTGATGTGGAAGGAGCGGGGTCCGAAGACGGCGCTGGCCATCACCGCCTTCATCTTTCCCTTCGCCTTCGCGGTGGGCTGGGTGCTGAGCCGGGTCCTGGCCGGGGGGCTCTTCTGA
- a CDS encoding peroxiredoxin produces the protein MNVGDRAPDFTLKATGPDQVSLSDYRGKNVVLLFFPLAFSPVCTEELCGVRDGLSEFKGLKADVLAISVDSPYTLKAFAQAENLPFPLLSDFNKEVAPRYGAYYEDLAGLKGVAKRAAFVVDGDGIVRYRWVSDVATRLPDMGAIKSALAALA, from the coding sequence ATGAATGTTGGAGACCGCGCCCCCGACTTCACGCTGAAGGCCACCGGTCCCGATCAGGTGAGCCTGAGCGACTACCGTGGCAAGAACGTGGTGCTGCTCTTCTTCCCGCTGGCCTTCAGCCCCGTGTGCACCGAGGAGCTCTGCGGGGTGCGCGACGGGCTGTCCGAGTTCAAGGGCCTGAAGGCGGACGTCCTGGCCATCAGCGTGGACAGCCCCTACACCCTCAAGGCCTTCGCGCAGGCGGAGAACCTGCCGTTCCCGCTCCTTTCGGACTTCAACAAGGAGGTCGCCCCCAGGTACGGCGCGTACTACGAGGACCTGGCGGGGCTGAAGGGCGTGGCCAAGCGGGCGGCCTTCGTGGTGGACGGGGACGGCATCGTCCGGTACCGCTGGGTTTCCGACGTGGCCACCCGCCTGCCGGACATGGGTGCCATCAAGTCAGCCCTCGCGGCCCTCGCGTGA
- a CDS encoding YczE/YyaS/YitT family protein: protein MHPPSLSTVSGPAPSWPGRLAALASRLATFVAGMAVLSAGILLVVKSPWGAAAWDVFHLGVSGRTGLSLGAVIILVSVAVVLITLALGGAWAVRLGTLLNTFLAGAFVDVYELLHLFREPAGWLWGAGYLLAGILAMSFGMVLYLRTGLGAGARDGLMLVVSQRTRLTAGQAKVVIEVSVAMVGWLLGGPLGVGSVAVAVAAGPCSDLFFRLLGPGALGDRVRIPHPAGGSGAPAGTRGVPASQPQQEVLMPEGKE, encoded by the coding sequence ATGCACCCGCCCTCGCTCTCCACGGTTTCCGGGCCCGCCCCCTCCTGGCCCGGGCGCCTGGCCGCCCTCGCAAGCCGCCTGGCGACCTTCGTGGCCGGTATGGCCGTGCTGTCGGCCGGGATCCTCCTGGTGGTGAAGAGCCCCTGGGGCGCCGCCGCCTGGGACGTCTTCCACCTGGGCGTCTCGGGCCGAACGGGCCTCTCCCTGGGTGCGGTGATCATCCTGGTGAGCGTGGCGGTGGTCCTGATTACCCTGGCTCTGGGGGGCGCCTGGGCCGTGCGGCTCGGCACGCTGCTCAACACCTTCCTGGCCGGTGCCTTCGTGGACGTCTACGAGCTCCTCCACCTCTTTCGCGAACCCGCCGGCTGGCTCTGGGGTGCCGGGTACCTTCTGGCCGGCATCCTGGCCATGTCTTTCGGAATGGTGCTCTACCTGCGTACCGGCCTGGGTGCGGGCGCCCGGGACGGGCTCATGCTGGTGGTGAGCCAGCGCACCCGCCTTACCGCAGGCCAGGCCAAGGTGGTCATCGAGGTCTCGGTGGCCATGGTGGGCTGGCTCCTGGGCGGCCCCCTGGGGGTGGGCTCGGTGGCGGTGGCGGTGGCCGCCGGCCCCTGCTCGGACCTCTTCTTCCGCCTCCTGGGACCCGGCGCCCTCGGCGACCGGGTGCGGATTCCACACCCGGCCGGCGGTTCCGGCGCTCCGGCTGGAACACGCGGCGTGCCTGCCTCGCAGCCCCAGCAGGAAGTCCTGATGCCAGAGGGAAAGGAGTAA
- a CDS encoding thioredoxin domain-containing protein, whose amino-acid sequence MAYVRVREGEALPPVAGETQLGPIDLADFRGRQAVVLYFYPKDSTPG is encoded by the coding sequence ATGGCGTACGTTCGGGTCCGGGAGGGTGAGGCGCTGCCGCCCGTGGCGGGCGAGACCCAGCTCGGACCCATCGACCTGGCCGACTTCCGGGGCCGGCAGGCCGTGGTCCTCTACTTCTACCCGAAGGACAGCACGCCCGGGTGA
- a CDS encoding FeoB small GTPase domain-containing protein: MLNNNRWQQGGATRPGAATERPQRVVRPASGGETEPAGSSCCHSATGLRRARQGARRVVLVGSPNVGKSALFNALTGAYVTVSNYPGTTVELTRGAGRLGDEEVELVDTPGFYSFLPVSEEERVTRHLLLTEQPDLVLHVVEAVALDRMLALTLQLLEAGFTVILVLNMMDECERLGLSVDVAGLSARLGIPVVATVASRGLGLDELRREVALHGRRILEPAV; the protein is encoded by the coding sequence ATGCTTAATAATAACCGCTGGCAACAAGGTGGAGCGACCCGACCCGGCGCGGCGACCGAGCGGCCCCAGCGGGTGGTCCGACCCGCGTCCGGGGGAGAGACGGAACCGGCCGGGAGCAGCTGCTGCCACAGCGCCACCGGCCTTCGCCGGGCCCGACAGGGTGCCCGCCGGGTGGTGCTGGTGGGCAGCCCCAACGTAGGGAAGAGCGCACTCTTCAACGCCCTGACGGGCGCGTACGTGACCGTCTCGAACTACCCCGGTACCACGGTGGAGCTCACCCGCGGCGCCGGCCGCCTGGGGGACGAGGAGGTCGAGCTGGTGGACACCCCCGGCTTCTACTCGTTCCTCCCCGTGAGCGAGGAGGAGCGGGTGACCCGCCACCTCCTGTTGACGGAACAGCCGGACCTGGTGCTCCACGTGGTGGAGGCCGTCGCCCTCGACCGGATGCTCGCCCTCACCCTCCAGCTGCTGGAGGCCGGCTTCACGGTCATCCTGGTGCTCAACATGATGGACGAGTGCGAGCGGCTGGGGCTCTCGGTGGACGTGGCCGGGCTCTCGGCCCGGCTGGGCATCCCCGTGGTGGCCACCGTGGCTTCTCGCGGCCTGGGGCTGGACGAGCTCCGGAGGGAGGTGGCGCTCCATGGGCGTCGCATCCTTGAGCCGGCCGTTTGA